The sequence TGTTTATAGAGGTCAATAAAGAGAGGAGAAAATATGGACTTTCAGAAATCAAAGTGACTTGTAAGTGCAGTTGTAATATAAATAGTTGTACGTATTTCCATGGCTAAAAACAAACCTATTTAAAGCCTCTTACTTAgcacataatttatacaattgtcataattataattatatgcatgcatgctagtcTTTAGACAGCATACATTATCATCAGCATTATGATTGTTGTCTTCGTTGTCTGCAGTTCGGAGTCAGTGACAAGCATGCAGGCAGCTCAAGGAacttgaataattatgtccatcaAATAACTGATATTTACATGGTATAGTTGTCTTTCAACAGTACGAACATTTTGTCTGTTCtgttggatataattatgtgcatataagagtatacaatgtacagtacaacttaattatttttacattGCAGTTTACTTTGCACTACTCTCGTGCGGAAATCAAAAGTTTATTTTAGAGCTAAGAAAAACTCTCACTGCTTTCACCTATGGTATACAACAAAAACTGAcaacatgtataattttaaTTATCGCAGTTTATTTTGCACTCTCGTGCGGAAATCAAAAGTTTATTTTAGAGCTAAGAAAAACTCTCACCTATGGTATACAGGTATACAACAAAAACTGACAACATGTATATCGCAGTTTATTTTGCACTCTCGTGCGGAAATCGAAAGGGTCTTTTTGAGCTACGAAAACTCTCAGTTCTAGTATAACACCCTCGGGGCCTGACACCCACTTGCATGACTGTGTATTACCTTATGGTTTATCGTGGTTAAGTTGATCACCCTTTACCAAATCCCTCAAGCTAGTGAGGAGGTTAGGACAACACCACGTGCGTGGACAATTGAATTTCAACAGCAGAAAAGTAGcgtgggtgtggtctacatGATAACGGCCCctcccagaggaggtatgacacgcgtgcctcgatttagcaataattataattgttagcctctgcaataacatgagtgtgggcggataattagatgcccacgctcaacgttattgcagaggctaattgctaaattCAGGaacgcgtgtcgtacctcctctagGCCccttcatcatcatcatcattactGCATGTTAAATGACATTCCATTGTCCACGCATGTGAtgttgtcgtacctcctctgggcgcCAGTCATATTTTGTATCTCTCGTACGGCTACGCCTTGAGGCATAACTacaaactaccgtatagcgagtaattttcgggggacaaaatattcgtggttgagcagtatttagtcattttgtcgataatattttcgtggttgctgcttgcactgcaggtagaCAAGGTCGCTttatttgtgggtaaaatatttgtggtcagacattcaaccacaaaaaccacgaatattttgccccacgaaaattaccctctatacccCGGTATACTACTTGGATTCGAAGCAATTTAAACGTAATATGACATCACTTCCTGTTGTACCTCCTCCGGTACTGCGTGCTTATACCACAAAGAAATGCACAGGTGGCATTTAGACAACAAACGACTGATAAAATTGTTTTATTACAGTACTTAATCGATTTAGCTTTAATTAGAGTACATCCATGTACTCTATAATTTTGCTATGCTTCAAACGCAATGATCAATTCTAGGATGGCCTACTGCATTTTGCTGGGTTTCGTGTTTCTAGGCAGTCCGATACTGCATGGATGAGGCCTCTTGTAAACTTGCGTAGATGAGCAAATCTACATTTTTTGTATCGATTCGCCTTTAGCGTTAAATAGCCTGCATACTTACGTTTCCTTCGAATTCATTGAGTTGTAAAATCAATTTTGCAACCACAGTGACACTGGCTATAAACAAAACTAAATCAGTCTGCAAGGTCAAGTACATAAAGAAGAGTAATTATAAATAAGAAGCTAAGTGCTTTTTGTAAATCAAACAAAAGCTACATTAATCCCAGTTAGTCCACTTCTTTTCCTCTCCTTGTTAGCCTCCCTGAATATTGTCTTGATACAGAAACTTAGGTTGTTGGATATGAACACTTTTTtcagttcagagcagtgggtggCTAGATGTCTAGCAAGTGTCTTCATTCCCTCTTCTGTTATTGAGTTGTTACCCCAAATGTACAGTATTTCAATATTGTTGATAagtccagttgatagctcctcgatactctcATCAGTCAGCCTACATTCATTTATCTTCAATGTTCTCAGAGTTTCATTGactgcaagtccagcagcaatgtgacgacagctaTTCACTGTATTACCAGTCAAAGAAATGTGTTTTAGAACATTGTTTTTTttcagaagttgatagagggcagctccattgtcgTCTGATATTGTTAGTGAACAATGATTCAAGTTCAGGCTATTTAATGATGTGTTAGTTGACAAGGCTTCACAGAGATTCTTCAACTCTATGTTACCAACAGGATTGCGTAACAAAATGAGAACCTCAAGCGCAGAGTTTGTGCTCAGTAGTCGAGGGATTGCTCCGTGATCGCTGAGAAATAGTGAGCAGTTAGAGAGATTGAGAATCTTTAATGAGGTGTTAGCTAACAAGGCCTCACAGAGTGTGCTAAGTCCATAGTTTCCAATGGGATTACCAAGTAAATCTAATTCAGATATCAAAGTAGTGTTCTCAAGCACCTCAGCGATGTGATGTATTCCTTCTTCGTGAATACTATTATTAAAAAGGTAAAGATTAATCTTGGAGTGAGTGTGGGGACACTTGGAGAATCCTCGTGCCAGAAATTTACAGCCCTGGTCATCAATGGAGCAACTACCAAGGCCCAGTTTTAGTACATTGCTGTTGGTACAAATTGATGAAAAATAACCAACGGAGAGACAATCGATAGGATTCATTGCAGTTCCACAAAGATTTAGCTCATGGTGAAGGAGATTACCAACAAATGTACACAGTGATAAGTCTTcagcttcgtacaaacaattgatgagAGACAACAAGAGGGTTTTTGGCTCATTATACTTCTTCTCTTTTTCACTCTTGACAACGTTTCGGACCAGATCAAAAACAGTCGCTGGAACTGGACACAAGAATCGAGGTAACTTGCTGAGGATTGGTCTACTAGTTCtcagtttggtgataccagcATAAAACTGAAAGACTGCACTGAATCGAGGGTTACCAAACAGATTCTGGAAGACAGAAATTTGTTGCTTTGGAGAcatgagagagatgtggaCTGCTGCTAGTAGCTCTTGAACAGCCAGATGGAGAAAGCAGTAGTAAACCAGACGACCATTTCTAAAGATActgggaacagtttgtaataATCCAATGTTTGAAATATCTTTTGGAATGGAAAGATTAAAAAAGTCTTCGTCGCTAAATGTTACTTTATTTTTCTTGATCCCAtgatatgcaagttgacacatttgtaCGGACTGTGTTCTGATTTCCGAGGGCAGAGAGTCTGGAGATGTGATGTCTCCCACTGGAGTGGTCTTCCCCAATCTATCCTGgaggtatctcttgagagAGCTTTGGACAACTGATGTGAATATCCCGTGGTTGGATGTGGGGAGGGAGTGGTTGTCGGAAAGGAAGCAATTAACGacaatggaagcattgagggggaggtagcagctaccttctactactgggttctctcgaattctctccagtagagtctgaacagcttgtgagtcacctTTCAGACACTCGGTGAAATACTGCTCTAGTTGATGTGGAGTGAATCCTAATACCTCCACCCTGGACGATACTAGTGGGTGGAGTCCAGCCGAAGATGACGGTCGAGATGTTACAATCAAGGTGGATTCGTGTAGTACTTCTGTTTGTGACATGTGTGGTCGAATTAGTTTGTTGCTGATTGAATCTCTAGGGAGGTCAGAAGGAAGCTCGTCCCATCCGTccagcacccacagtacacctttgccgtacagcgatataattatagcctctatGTCATTAGCCATGTTCCTATCAATGCAGGGAAGTAATTCAGCAATTGTCTTGGCTTTTATAATGAGtggatctctcagtctcacAAGGACTATAATATCGAACTCTTGAAACAGTTTTCCCTCGGCCCACTtttgacagatgtgtagagcaagggtgctcttgccagacccaggagctccttcaatcaacacaaacttTCTTGCATCTCCAATGTCAGAGAAAATGTTCATCAAGTCAATTGGTGTCTTCTTATGTAAAATATCATCGATTTTTCCTGTTATTGTTAGGCTAACAAACTCTTCATCAattcttcctctctgtattttttccttctgaatcatggccagtttgaagactttgtttgttgcgacgggaggccattgtgtggctgatgtggataGTTGTGCTATGTAGCGACTTcgtaggtagtccctgtacaAGGACAGCTTGGGGTTCAGCA comes from Halichondria panicea chromosome 7, odHalPani1.1, whole genome shotgun sequence and encodes:
- the LOC135338803 gene encoding NACHT, LRR and PYD domains-containing protein 5-like, yielding MRANHKGYDIPTQNIDVEMATKEQNKELTIDDLKIEMKLTDEQLNTAIKEPDLPEVSACFDNTDDYLEKLELSPGQKTDVSEVKAKTRLNRTQAGMKLALEYWLNKNQLQATFQALLLILLSLLKGDVAVRVCEYLSDKYTTSCPPSREKILLNPKLSLYRDYLRSRYIAQLSTSATQWPPVATNKVFKLAMIQKEKIQRGRIDEEFVSLTITGKIDDILHKKTPIDLMNIFSDIGDARKFVLIEGAPGSGKSTLALHICQKWAEGKLFQEFDIIVLVRLRDPLIIKAKTIAELLPCIDRNMANDIEAIIISLYGKGVLWVLDGWDELPSDLPRDSISNKLIRPHMSQTEVLHESTLIVTSRPSSSAGLHPLVSSRVEVLGFTPHQLEQYFTECLKGDSQAVQTLLERIRENPVVEGSCYLPLNASIVVNCFLSDNHSLPTSNHGIFTSVVQSSLKRYLQDRLGKTTPVGDITSPDSLPSEIRTQSVQMCQLAYHGIKKNKVTFSDEDFFNLSIPKDISNIGLLQTVPSIFRNGRLVYYCFLHLAVQELLAAVHISLMSPKQQISVFQNLFGNPRFSAVFQFYAGITKLRTSRPILSKLPRFLCPVPATVFDLVRNVVKSEKEKKYNEPKTLLLSLINCLYEAEDLSLCTFVGNLLHHELNLCGTAMNPIDCLSVGYFSSICTNSNVLKLGLGSCSIDDQGCKFLARGFSKCPHTHSKINLYLFNNSIHEEGIHHIAEVLENTTLISELDLLGNPIGNYGLSTLCEALLANTSLKILNLSNCSLFLSDHGAIPRLLSTNSALEVLILLRNPVGNIELKNLCEALSTNTSLNSLNLNHCSLTISDDNGAALYQLLKKNNVLKHISLTGNTVNSCRHIAAGLAVNETLRTLKINECRLTDESIEELSTGLINNIEILYIWGNNSITEEGMKTLARHLATHCSELKKVFISNNLSFCIKTIFREANKERKRSGLTGINVAFV